In the Magnetospira sp. QH-2 genome, one interval contains:
- the cobM gene encoding precorrin-4 C(11)-methyltransferase produces the protein MTVYFIGAGPGAPDLITVRGLRLIEACPVCLYAGSLVPEDVVAATPKGARVIDTASMHLDEIITEMETAHQAGQDVARVHSGDPSLYGAIAEQMRRLDSLGIPYEICPGVPAYAAAAATLKKELTLPGIGQTLILTRTATRSSAMPEGEELADLGKSGATLAIHLSVTNLAHVVRDLEPHYGPDCPAAMIYRASWPDELVIEATLSTLRDKVKAAGITRTALILVGPVLDPRAFEDSRLYAADHHHVLRPAKSGPGS, from the coding sequence ATGACCGTTTACTTCATCGGCGCCGGGCCCGGTGCCCCGGACCTGATCACTGTTCGAGGCCTGCGGCTGATCGAGGCCTGCCCGGTCTGCCTCTATGCCGGATCGCTGGTGCCCGAAGACGTTGTGGCGGCAACGCCCAAGGGCGCGCGGGTCATCGATACGGCTTCGATGCATCTGGATGAGATCATCACCGAGATGGAAACGGCGCACCAAGCGGGCCAGGACGTGGCGCGGGTGCATTCCGGCGACCCATCGCTCTATGGCGCCATTGCCGAACAGATGCGGCGGTTGGATAGCCTGGGCATTCCCTATGAAATCTGTCCCGGCGTTCCGGCCTATGCGGCGGCGGCGGCGACCCTGAAAAAGGAACTGACCCTGCCGGGGATCGGTCAGACCCTGATTCTCACCCGCACCGCCACCCGCTCCTCGGCCATGCCCGAGGGGGAGGAACTGGCCGATCTGGGAAAAAGCGGGGCGACGCTGGCCATTCACCTGTCGGTGACCAATCTGGCCCATGTGGTCCGGGACCTGGAACCCCACTACGGCCCGGACTGTCCGGCGGCGATGATCTATCGCGCTTCCTGGCCCGACGAATTGGTCATCGAGGCCACCCTGTCGACCCTGCGCGACAAGGTCAAGGCGGCAGGCATCACCCGCACGGCGCTGATCCTGGTCGGCCCGGTGCTGGATCCCCGGGCCTTCGAGGACAGCCGCCTCTATGCCGCCGACCATCACCATGTGTTGCGCCCGGCCAAAAGCGGACCAGGGTCGTGA